A window from Marinagarivorans cellulosilyticus encodes these proteins:
- a CDS encoding two-component regulator propeller domain-containing protein, whose product MHIISTAPKGRITQPPPLSLSQCCKPWLIALALGLPCFATAQTPSTALTAYASTQANQTSSSYHARLRFKALDHSQIDLIGGQWATVQDQQGFIWFGGAGGVARYDGYNLELYRHSAEDKNSLSNNYVTDLLVDSDGQLWVATLWGLNRYDAENNNFVRFEHNASDASSLNHNWVWNIAQDSKQNFWLATDGGGLAFLPHNGTTFTRFKHDANNTNTVPSDALLTVYVDSHDNVWLGAKEKGLSRYNPITQQFTHYPAIANDAASLSNGKVNSVFEDNQGRIWVGTDDGLNLLNAQTGTFTQYRYDPNNPRSLSGNLIRSINQDSNENLWIATDGGGLSIYRGEQEGFDRYTREAGKSGGPINNKIRSIFEDAQGGLWFGHYPAGISQLDRYASAFSNFQNNPFDDNSLSNSDILSVTEDRHGDLWVGTEGGLNHIALRTGKVTRYLHQANNPTTVPADPVTAVVEDPNGAIWLGTWGGGFARYQAESNNFKQYKHNPSKPNSLRDNVVRTLLVDNNGDIWLGGGHGISRYRPSSDDFEHYTHDAKNPNSILSLGVNAIFEDSRGDFWVGGDLGLHRMNRRTGRFERFEHEPDNLDSLSQGYISAIGEDSTGHLWIATGANGLNRFNRESKTFEHFTTKNGLPDDRVGGIISDDSGFIWFGTGRGLSRFNPKDNSFKTYTQEHGLPGSLYKRPTCIKTRSGDLVFGSSKGLTLFNPQNIAQNTVAPPVEITGFDIFNQPVAIAQEGSPLKRAITQTQAITLNHQQSVFSFDFAALNYTMPQKNRYAYQLEGFDKDWVQAGDRRTTTYTNLDAGDYTFRVRGSNNEGVWNKTGDAISITILPPPWKTWWAYALYALAVIGALALFVRAQQRKLQRAEEKIAMEQAVVQRLEHLDSLKDDFLANTSHELRTPINGIIGLAETLMGGAAGPINDELKSNLNMISISGRRLAHLVNDILDFSKLKNNNITIHPKPINVRAVADIVLTLCKPSTKAKPVTLKNNIDKKMPAALADDNRLQQVFYNLIGNAIKFTQAGTIEVSSSLEEDKVWIHVKDTGIGIPENMLEKIFVAFEQVEQHENRSHGGTGLGLTVTRQIVELLGGEIRVTSKENEGSTFSFSLPITDKYADDSLPQQSGGVHEIAKCLSFEQDADATPLVEPAAINQNNNNTASQGTLINEENTSDNARFKILIVDDDAINRKVLVNQLSLKNYSLETASNGADALEYIEKRGPFDLVLLDIMMPEMSGYEVCSRIRVYYSIQELPIIFLTAKNLITDLADGFQLGANDFLTKPISIGELTSRVRTHLELLDINRNLEGKVKQRTQEVTLANRELQTLDTIVSTIHQELRFDRLLNVILKEAMTLFPTADRASYWNYESEQDLFKLLSPKSLSESSEESPSNSQRSELLSPAAIQERYTQNGKNIAPHIYYFTRNDIELIAPTTLDILEAKSALVMTMILDDKIVGILVLASNASEDTFTTSKATTLERFRAHVVSALSKSNLVDLLEKNCNKLEHISSTDQLTGLRNRHYLYNHIEIDVKNLLEHYQIGARTKTSIPDNEDYTFFIVDIDHFKAINDTYGHVAGDKILQRMGNILMALFRETDYCIRWGGEEFLIITRFSSRSKAAATAEKIRSAIEQHTFDIDDELSIKNTCSIGFASYPFLPSNPSAHTWEQVLDIADTCLYAAKNSQRNAWVGLYASEGENNTDIVPNFLTNPEQALGSNKVFIKSSISVDKVSGWKK is encoded by the coding sequence ATGCATATTATTTCAACTGCGCCTAAAGGCCGCATAACGCAGCCCCCCCCTTTAAGCCTAAGCCAATGCTGCAAACCTTGGCTTATTGCTCTGGCACTTGGCTTACCTTGCTTTGCCACTGCGCAAACACCATCAACAGCATTAACGGCCTATGCCAGTACACAAGCGAACCAAACTAGCAGTAGTTATCACGCACGCTTGCGCTTTAAAGCTTTGGATCACTCACAAATCGACCTGATTGGCGGCCAATGGGCCACAGTGCAAGATCAGCAAGGTTTTATTTGGTTTGGTGGTGCCGGTGGTGTCGCCCGTTACGATGGCTACAACCTCGAACTCTATCGCCACAGTGCAGAAGATAAAAACAGCCTAAGCAACAATTACGTCACCGATTTACTCGTCGACAGCGACGGCCAACTATGGGTCGCCACTCTTTGGGGACTTAACCGCTACGACGCCGAAAACAACAACTTTGTAAGATTCGAACACAACGCCAGCGATGCCAGCAGCCTTAACCACAACTGGGTGTGGAATATCGCACAAGATTCCAAACAAAATTTTTGGTTAGCAACAGACGGCGGTGGGCTTGCATTTTTACCGCATAACGGCACCACTTTTACACGCTTTAAGCACGATGCAAACAACACAAACACTGTACCAAGCGATGCATTGCTCACCGTGTATGTCGATAGCCACGATAACGTTTGGCTTGGTGCCAAAGAAAAAGGCTTAAGCCGGTACAATCCAATCACTCAGCAATTCACCCACTACCCTGCAATAGCAAACGATGCTGCAAGTTTAAGCAACGGCAAAGTGAATAGCGTATTCGAAGATAACCAGGGCCGTATTTGGGTTGGTACCGACGACGGCCTTAACCTTCTTAACGCGCAAACCGGCACCTTTACACAATACCGCTACGATCCCAACAACCCACGATCGCTCAGCGGCAACCTCATTCGCAGCATCAACCAAGACAGCAACGAAAACCTTTGGATTGCCACCGATGGCGGCGGTTTGAGTATTTACCGCGGCGAGCAAGAAGGCTTTGACCGCTACACCCGCGAAGCCGGCAAAAGCGGCGGCCCAATTAACAACAAAATACGCTCTATTTTTGAAGATGCCCAAGGCGGCTTATGGTTTGGCCATTACCCCGCAGGCATTTCCCAGCTCGATCGCTACGCCAGCGCCTTTAGCAATTTCCAAAACAACCCCTTTGATGACAACAGCCTAAGCAACAGTGACATTCTAAGTGTGACCGAAGACCGCCATGGCGACCTTTGGGTTGGCACCGAAGGCGGGCTAAACCACATCGCATTAAGAACCGGCAAAGTAACCCGCTACCTCCATCAGGCCAACAACCCAACCACCGTGCCAGCCGACCCAGTAACTGCCGTAGTGGAGGACCCAAACGGAGCCATTTGGCTAGGCACCTGGGGCGGCGGCTTCGCCCGCTACCAAGCCGAAAGCAATAATTTCAAACAGTACAAGCACAACCCCAGCAAGCCCAACAGCTTGCGTGATAACGTGGTGCGCACATTACTTGTCGATAACAACGGTGACATCTGGTTGGGCGGCGGCCACGGCATTAGCCGCTACCGACCGAGTAGCGATGACTTTGAGCACTACACCCACGACGCGAAAAATCCAAACAGTATTTTAAGCTTGGGCGTGAATGCCATTTTCGAAGATAGCCGCGGCGACTTTTGGGTAGGTGGCGATTTAGGACTACACCGCATGAATCGCCGAACGGGCCGGTTTGAACGTTTCGAGCATGAACCCGACAACTTAGATAGCTTAAGCCAAGGCTATATTAGCGCCATTGGTGAAGACAGCACCGGCCATTTATGGATTGCCACCGGCGCCAACGGCCTTAACCGCTTTAATCGCGAAAGCAAAACCTTCGAGCATTTCACCACTAAAAATGGCCTACCCGACGACCGCGTTGGGGGCATCATCAGCGATGATAGCGGCTTTATTTGGTTTGGTACCGGCCGCGGTTTAAGCCGCTTTAACCCTAAAGACAATAGCTTTAAAACCTATACGCAAGAACACGGCCTACCCGGTAGTTTATACAAACGCCCCACTTGCATTAAAACGCGTAGCGGCGATTTAGTATTTGGTAGCTCTAAGGGCTTAACACTATTTAACCCCCAAAATATTGCCCAAAACACCGTTGCACCACCAGTGGAAATAACCGGCTTTGACATCTTTAACCAGCCGGTAGCTATTGCTCAAGAAGGCTCACCACTAAAGCGTGCTATCACTCAAACGCAAGCCATTACACTCAACCATCAACAATCTGTATTTTCCTTTGATTTTGCTGCACTTAATTACACCATGCCGCAAAAAAATAGATACGCCTACCAACTAGAAGGCTTTGATAAAGATTGGGTCCAAGCCGGCGATCGTCGCACTACCACTTACACCAACCTAGACGCAGGCGATTACACCTTTCGCGTGCGCGGCTCCAATAACGAAGGCGTTTGGAACAAAACCGGCGATGCAATAAGCATTACAATTTTACCGCCACCGTGGAAAACTTGGTGGGCCTATGCACTCTACGCATTGGCCGTGATAGGTGCACTTGCATTATTCGTGCGCGCGCAACAACGTAAACTGCAACGCGCCGAAGAAAAAATCGCCATGGAACAAGCAGTGGTTCAGCGTCTAGAGCACCTAGATAGCTTAAAAGACGACTTCCTCGCGAATACATCACACGAATTGCGCACCCCCATTAATGGCATTATCGGTTTAGCCGAAACACTGATGGGAGGCGCTGCAGGCCCTATTAATGATGAATTAAAATCTAATTTAAATATGATATCCATTAGCGGGCGGCGCTTAGCGCACTTGGTTAATGATATTTTAGATTTTTCCAAGCTCAAAAATAATAATATTACCATCCACCCCAAACCGATTAATGTGCGCGCAGTTGCCGATATTGTCTTAACGCTTTGCAAGCCTTCAACCAAGGCCAAGCCTGTTACCTTAAAAAACAACATAGACAAAAAAATGCCGGCAGCTTTAGCTGATGATAATCGCCTACAGCAAGTGTTTTACAACTTAATTGGCAACGCCATTAAATTTACTCAAGCAGGAACAATCGAGGTCTCTTCTAGCTTAGAAGAAGACAAAGTTTGGATTCACGTAAAAGATACAGGCATTGGCATTCCAGAAAATATGCTTGAAAAAATATTTGTCGCCTTTGAACAAGTTGAACAACACGAAAACCGCAGCCACGGAGGAACAGGTTTAGGGCTTACCGTAACGCGCCAAATTGTTGAGCTTTTAGGTGGCGAAATTCGTGTAACCTCGAAAGAAAACGAAGGCTCTACGTTTAGCTTTAGCCTACCTATTACCGATAAATATGCCGACGATAGCCTGCCCCAACAAAGTGGCGGCGTACACGAAATTGCCAAGTGCTTATCTTTTGAGCAAGACGCAGATGCAACACCACTGGTAGAACCCGCGGCGATTAACCAAAATAATAATAACACCGCATCCCAAGGCACGCTTATTAACGAAGAAAATACCAGTGATAACGCCCGCTTCAAGATATTGATTGTCGATGACGATGCCATTAACCGCAAAGTGTTGGTAAACCAGCTTTCACTGAAAAACTACAGCCTAGAAACCGCCTCTAACGGAGCAGACGCCTTAGAATATATCGAAAAGAGGGGCCCCTTCGACTTGGTGCTACTCGATATTATGATGCCCGAAATGAGCGGCTATGAAGTCTGCTCGCGCATTCGCGTTTACTACTCTATTCAAGAGCTACCGATTATATTCTTAACCGCCAAGAATTTAATCACCGACTTAGCCGATGGCTTCCAGCTTGGCGCCAACGACTTTTTAACCAAACCCATTTCTATTGGCGAGCTAACCTCGCGCGTGCGTACACATTTAGAATTACTCGACATTAACCGCAACCTCGAAGGCAAAGTAAAGCAGCGCACGCAAGAAGTAACTCTGGCTAACCGCGAATTACAAACGCTAGATACAATCGTCTCGACCATTCACCAAGAGCTTCGCTTTGACCGCTTGCTTAACGTTATATTAAAAGAGGCCATGACGTTATTCCCCACCGCAGATAGGGCCTCCTATTGGAATTACGAAAGCGAGCAAGACCTCTTCAAACTGCTATCGCCAAAAAGTTTAAGCGAGTCCAGTGAAGAATCACCATCCAATTCACAACGTAGCGAACTGTTATCGCCAGCGGCAATACAAGAGCGCTACACCCAAAATGGGAAGAACATTGCACCGCACATTTATTATTTTACCCGCAACGACATAGAGCTAATTGCGCCAACAACGCTCGATATTCTAGAGGCAAAAAGCGCCCTCGTTATGACCATGATTTTGGATGACAAAATTGTGGGTATTTTAGTACTTGCCAGTAACGCCTCTGAGGATACATTTACCACCTCAAAGGCAACTACGCTTGAGCGCTTTCGTGCACACGTGGTATCGGCGCTGTCTAAATCAAACCTTGTGGATCTGCTAGAGAAAAACTGCAACAAACTAGAACATATTAGCTCAACCGACCAACTGACCGGCCTGCGTAATCGCCACTATCTGTATAACCATATTGAAATTGATGTTAAAAACTTACTGGAACATTACCAAATAGGGGCCCGCACAAAAACCTCTATACCCGATAACGAAGATTACACCTTTTTTATTGTCGACATTGACCACTTCAAAGCCATTAACGACACTTACGGCCACGTTGCCGGCGATAAAATATTGCAGCGCATGGGCAATATTTTGATGGCACTATTTCGCGAAACCGATTATTGCATCCGCTGGGGCGGCGAAGAGTTTTTGATTATTACGCGCTTTTCCTCACGCAGCAAAGCCGCCGCTACAGCCGAAAAAATTCGCAGCGCTATCGAGCAACATACCTTTGATATCGACGATGAACTCAGTATTAAAAACACCTGCTCTATAGGCTTTGCAAGCTACCCCTTCCTACCTAGCAACCCCAGCGCACATACGTGGGAGCAAGTATTAGATATTGCCGATACTTGCCTGTATGCCGCTAAAAACAGCCAGCGTAACGCCTGGGTTGGCCTGTACGCCAGCGAAGGGGAAAACAACACCGATATAGTACCGAACTTTTTAACTAACCCCGAGCAAGCGCTTGGCAGCAATAAAGTTTTTATTAAGTCCAGTATTTCGGTCGATAAAGTCAGCGGTTGGAAAAAATAG
- the xdp1 gene encoding exosortase-dependent surface protein XDP1 — MKLLQCIAAGIFAMPALALAIDFDLTDTSGLYDMHREYSAGGINLSVTGYTGGYYDDRMGREFGSDIHRSAVGAFGRFGLGVERANSPNHAADNSWPNFDMMLLTFDQAVSLDFASIGWHRNDSDMTILAYTGTGSATDTFAGNKWDQALANDWDGGHFLDVASQGNTATANPKGLASTSWLVGTQLWSLDNVDVLSDNPNRSYGTDYIKLSGISVSAAHSVPEIDASQSGLALGLLMGLIACIRERRRKIL, encoded by the coding sequence ATGAAATTGTTGCAATGTATCGCGGCAGGCATATTCGCTATGCCGGCGTTGGCTTTAGCCATTGATTTTGATTTAACCGATACTTCGGGTTTATACGATATGCATCGTGAATACTCGGCAGGGGGGATTAACCTCAGTGTTACTGGTTATACGGGTGGTTACTATGATGATCGCATGGGGCGGGAATTTGGCTCGGATATTCACCGTTCGGCGGTTGGTGCCTTTGGGCGTTTCGGCTTAGGAGTAGAGCGAGCCAACTCGCCTAACCATGCGGCAGATAACAGCTGGCCAAACTTCGACATGATGCTGCTAACGTTTGATCAAGCGGTCTCACTGGATTTTGCTTCGATAGGTTGGCACCGTAACGATAGTGACATGACTATTTTGGCTTATACCGGTACGGGCTCTGCAACGGATACTTTCGCTGGGAATAAATGGGACCAAGCGCTTGCTAATGACTGGGATGGCGGCCACTTTTTAGATGTGGCAAGTCAAGGCAATACGGCAACTGCCAACCCTAAAGGGTTAGCTTCAACAAGCTGGTTAGTAGGTACACAATTGTGGTCTTTAGATAATGTCGATGTGCTAAGCGATAATCCAAATCGCAGTTACGGTACTGACTATATTAAGCTAAGTGGTATAAGTGTATCGGCTGCGCATTCGGTGCCAGAAATTGATGCAAGCCAATCGGGCTTGGCATTGGGGCTGCTAATGGGGCTAATCGCGTGCATTCGTGAGCGCCGCAGAAAAATACTTTAG
- a CDS encoding di-heme oxidoredictase family protein: MAIVQAFQRCSSVLPISCFGVKTSLQRLLAFTLACALLSGCSGGVDVGVGIGVGQSSAGESSSFAVVSSSSMPVFSSSSASNSSAATVALKPLFGPDTVLEAPVKFDRGDALVTRFADRGRDRHAKENQFQAYDHFLTFYWEHRTAAIEIIDEVAKGGDTIRMNVLTQWRLDDTEAENRWFYRGLNTVAEYYDNGTMVRVDDFNYYKERTWNNRENRPLHIGDKIEFEMSQFLTDNLPRGRANYYGTTYLYIVGEGLVPWDIDGDTFVQGGGFHQKDSVKIPEQAWLGGETTLPYMHSGEPDNHFMQMATNLGFDNGQKFVLGRHVHHSSFVDGSHDENAENGIFDDVVGLAGGNAVNDRCTGCHKRNGRALPEAIGVPLDKWVFKVGDANGEPDPRIGAVLQPSLMGAPSGEGQVSIAAWHDVNGLRAPQYAFSEVEPAQFSARIAPQLVGMGLLEAIAESDILAWEDINDSDNDGISGKARIVADPVTGESRLGRFGWKAGASSITHQVAGALNTDMGVKTSVLPNLDCGSGQAPCPQSDNPLSDEHLQDLVKYIALLGVRPQRDVLNADVVAGKQWFMDAGCEKCHRASYTTSQYHPFAELQGQNIQPYTDMLVHDMGEGLADNLAEGNATGAEWRTTPLWGLGLSACVAGGVANPTGHQGDEVCTPAHSYLHDGRARSIEEAILWHGGEGEASKNHYQQLTPAQQQQMLRFLESL, encoded by the coding sequence ATGGCAATCGTTCAGGCCTTTCAACGCTGCAGTTCAGTTCTGCCCATTTCATGTTTTGGAGTAAAAACATCTCTTCAACGTTTGTTGGCTTTTACATTGGCTTGCGCTCTTCTTTCTGGTTGTAGTGGCGGTGTAGATGTGGGTGTAGGTATAGGTGTAGGGCAATCTAGTGCTGGTGAATCGTCCAGTTTCGCGGTTGTTAGTTCTAGCAGCATGCCAGTGTTTAGCTCCTCCAGTGCCTCGAATAGTAGCGCCGCAACTGTTGCGCTTAAGCCACTTTTTGGCCCCGATACCGTGTTAGAAGCCCCTGTGAAATTTGATCGCGGTGATGCGTTAGTTACTCGCTTTGCCGACCGTGGTCGCGACCGCCACGCGAAGGAGAATCAATTTCAAGCTTATGATCATTTTTTAACTTTTTATTGGGAGCATCGCACGGCTGCTATTGAAATTATTGATGAGGTGGCAAAAGGCGGCGATACCATTCGCATGAACGTTCTCACCCAGTGGCGATTAGATGATACCGAAGCCGAGAACCGATGGTTTTACCGCGGCCTAAATACGGTAGCCGAGTATTACGATAACGGCACCATGGTACGGGTTGATGATTTTAATTATTACAAAGAGCGCACCTGGAATAATCGCGAGAATAGGCCGTTACATATTGGCGATAAAATTGAATTCGAGATGAGTCAGTTTTTAACCGATAACTTACCGCGCGGGCGCGCTAACTACTATGGAACCACTTACCTATACATTGTGGGTGAAGGGCTGGTGCCTTGGGATATTGACGGTGATACGTTCGTACAAGGCGGTGGTTTTCATCAGAAGGATTCAGTAAAAATCCCAGAGCAAGCTTGGTTGGGTGGTGAGACGACCTTGCCTTATATGCATTCTGGCGAACCGGATAACCATTTTATGCAAATGGCAACTAACCTCGGTTTTGATAATGGCCAAAAATTTGTGTTGGGGCGGCATGTGCATCACTCCTCGTTTGTGGATGGCAGCCATGATGAAAACGCTGAAAATGGCATTTTTGATGATGTTGTGGGTCTGGCTGGTGGCAATGCAGTGAACGACCGCTGTACTGGATGCCACAAGCGCAATGGCCGTGCGCTGCCCGAGGCTATTGGTGTACCTTTAGATAAGTGGGTGTTTAAAGTTGGCGATGCTAACGGTGAGCCAGATCCACGCATCGGCGCGGTGTTGCAGCCTAGTTTAATGGGCGCCCCTAGCGGCGAAGGGCAAGTTTCTATTGCGGCCTGGCATGATGTTAATGGTTTGCGTGCACCGCAATACGCTTTTAGCGAGGTCGAGCCCGCGCAGTTTTCAGCCCGCATAGCGCCACAATTGGTGGGCATGGGTTTATTAGAAGCTATTGCCGAGAGCGATATTTTAGCGTGGGAAGATATTAACGACAGCGACAATGATGGTATCTCAGGTAAGGCGCGTATTGTGGCAGACCCAGTAACAGGGGAGTCGCGCTTGGGGCGTTTTGGTTGGAAGGCAGGTGCTAGCAGTATTACGCACCAAGTCGCTGGCGCATTAAATACTGATATGGGGGTTAAAACGAGTGTTCTGCCAAACTTGGATTGTGGCTCTGGCCAAGCGCCTTGTCCGCAAAGCGACAACCCATTAAGCGATGAGCATCTTCAAGACTTAGTAAAATACATTGCACTGTTGGGTGTGCGGCCGCAGCGCGATGTGTTGAATGCTGATGTTGTGGCGGGTAAACAATGGTTTATGGATGCCGGCTGTGAGAAGTGCCACCGTGCCAGTTATACAACCAGCCAATACCACCCATTTGCCGAGCTACAAGGGCAAAATATTCAGCCTTATACCGATATGCTAGTTCACGATATGGGTGAAGGTTTGGCAGATAACCTCGCAGAAGGAAATGCAACAGGGGCCGAGTGGCGAACAACGCCGTTATGGGGCTTGGGTTTATCGGCATGTGTTGCCGGCGGGGTAGCGAACCCAACAGGCCATCAAGGCGATGAAGTTTGCACACCTGCGCACAGCTATTTGCATGACGGTCGCGCGCGCTCTATTGAAGAGGCCATTTTGTGGCATGGCGGTGAAGGGGAGGCCTCAAAAAATCACTACCAACAGTTAACGCCTGCGCAACAGCAACAAATGTTGCGTTTCCTCGAATCCCTTTAA